One genomic window of Magnolia sinica isolate HGM2019 chromosome 3, MsV1, whole genome shotgun sequence includes the following:
- the LOC131239896 gene encoding uncharacterized protein LOC131239896 — protein sequence MMLKTTFSPILSAFPTKAKIPRFSKPSMSISNTSTQHSPPACQNASTTIPLPPTSAYIHLPFCRKRCHYCDFPIVALGSSSSPPQQTQDPTIADPRILNYIQLLRREIDAKKPRSPSDPVLETVFFGGGTPSLVPPTLVSSVLETLRSKFGVCPTAEISMEMDPGTFDAKKMRELKELGVNRVSLGVQAFQEELLRGCGRAHGVSEVYEAIEIVGSCGVENWSVDLISSLPHQTPEMWEESLGLAIKVGPNHVSVYDLQVEQGTKFGQWYTPGEFPLPSENQSAKFYKMASEMLTNAGYNHYEISSYCKNRFECKHNLAYWQNKSFYGFGLGSASYIDGVRFSRPRKMKEYADYVQKLEDRLADGHNDNNNNSHVDVKDMAMDIVMLSLRTARGLDVKEFGRAFGKSLVLSIFKAFEPYMESGHVVALDEKRRALDASELSSPQSDACKIEQLVAFIRLSDPDGFLLSNELISIAFGIISP from the exons ATGATGCTGAAGACAACATTCTCCCCAATCCTCTCCGCCTTCCCCACCAAGGCCAAAATCCCAAGATTCTCAAAACCTTCTATGTCCATTTCCAACACTTCCACCCAACACTCACCACCTGCTTGCCAAAATGCCTCAACCACAATTCCCCTACCACCAACCTCAGCCTACATCCACCTCCCCTTCTGCCGCAAACGCTGCCACTACTGTGACTTCCCCATTGTCGCCCTCGGCTCATCTTCTTCCCCTCCCCAACAAACTCAAGACCCCACCATTGCCGACCCCCGAATCTTGAATTACATCCAGCTCCTCCGGCGAGAAATCGATGCCAAGAAGCCCAGATCCCCCTCTGACCCAGTTCTCGAAACCGTGTTCTTTGGAGGCGGGACCCCATCTTTGGTGCCCCCGACACTTGTCTCTTCAGTCCTTGAGACGCTGCGGTCGAAATTCGGGGTTTGCCCGACTGCTGAAATCTCAATGGAAATGGACCCGGGGACGTTCGACGCGAAGAAGATGAGGGAGTTGAAGGAGTTGGGGGTGAACCGGGTGTCGCTAGGGGTGCAGGCCTTCCAAGAAGAGTTGCTGAGGGGGTGTGGGAGAGCTCATGGTGTGAGTGAAGTGTATGAGGCTATAGAGATTGTTGGGTCTTGTGGGGTCGAGAATTGGAGTGTGGATCTCATCTCTTCTCTGCCTCACCAAACACCAGAGATGTGGGAGGAGAGCTTGGGGCTGGCCATAAAAGTGGGGCCCAACCACGTGTCGGTCTATGATTTGCAGGTGGAGCAAGGAACCAAGTTTGGACAGTG GTACACGCCAGGAGAGTTCCCTCTACCCTCTGAAAACCAATCTGCAAAGTTCTACAAAATGGCTTCAGAGATGCTCACCAATGCTGGATACAATCATTATGAGATCAGCAGCTACTGCAAGAACAGGTTTGAGTGCAAGCACAATCTCGCTTACTGGCAGAACAAATCTTTCTATGGATTCGGTCTAGGGTCTGCTAGTTACATCGATGGTGTGAGGTTTTCACGGCCAAGGAAGATGAAAGAGTATGCAGATTACGTGCAAAAGTTGGAGGATAGATTGGCGGATGGtcacaatgataataataacaatagtcATGTTGATGTCAAGGACATGGCCATGGATATTGTGATGCTTTCTCTTAGAACGGCAAGAGGTCTAGATGTCAAGGAATTTGGGAGAGCCTTTGGCAAGTCTCTTGTGCTCTCTATTTTCAAGGCATTTGAACCATACATGGAGAGTGGCCATGTGGTTGCCTTGGATGAGAAAAGAAGAGCGTTGGATGCAAGTGAGCTCAGCTCACCTCAATCCGATGCTTGCAAGATCGAGCAGCTGGTAGCGTTTATTCG